A single region of the Phaenicophaeus curvirostris isolate KB17595 chromosome 4, BPBGC_Pcur_1.0, whole genome shotgun sequence genome encodes:
- the FGL1 gene encoding fibrinogen-like protein 1: MKTFIVIDFILAAGLLDAIGSSDLQSCFQEQIRLQGQVRLLEHRVKQQQLKIIQLLEKKEIQYSDKGDENSIIDLGGKRQYSDCAEIYNDGYKQSGFYKMKPIQSPTEFLAFCDMSEGGGWTVFQRRSDGSQNFDRVWIDYEEGFGNFVLTNGEYWLGNKNLHYLTDQGNYTLRIDLTDFEGERRFAQYAGFRVAGEEHSYEMNCGEYSGTAGDSLTGGFHPEVKWWADHRGMKFSTRDRDNDNYEGNCAEEEKAGWWFNRCHSANLNGLYYKGPYTAKTDNGIVWYTWHGWWYSLKSVVMKVRPADFEPNII; encoded by the exons gATCTGCAGAGCTGTTTTCAAGAACAAATACGACTTCAGGGCCAGGTGAGGCTTTTGGAACATCGTGTGAAACAGCAGCAGTTGAAAATTATACAGCTTTTAGAGAAGAAAGAGATTCAGTACAGTGACAAAGGAGATGAAAACAGTATCATTGACTTGGGAGGAAAAAGACAGTATTCAG ATTGTGCAGAAATCTACAATGATGGCTATAAGCAAAGTGGATTTTATAAGATGAAACCTATCCAGAGTCCTACTGAATTCCTTGCTTTCTGTGACATGTCTGAAGGGGGTGGATGGACTGTGTTTCAGAGACGTTCTGATGGCAGCCAAAATTTTGATAG AGTCTGGATTGACTATGAAGAAGGCTTTGGAAATTTTGTTTTGACAAATGGTGAATATTggcttggaaataaaaatcttcattatTTGACTGATCAAG GGAACTATACTTTAAGAATTGACCTAACTGATTTCGAAGGAGAACGGCGTTTTGCACAATATGCAGGATTCAGAGTTGCAGGTGAAGAG CATTCTTATGAGATGAATTGTGGTGAATACTCTGGTACGGCTGGTGATTCCCTTACTGGTGGATTTCATCCTGAAGTAAAGTGGTGGGCTGATCATCGAGGAATGAAATTCAGTACTAGAGACAGGGATAATGACAACTATGAAGGGAACTgtgctgaagaggaaaaggCTGGCTGGTGGTTTAACAG GTGTCACTCTGCCAACTTGAACGGTTTGTACTACAAAGGCCCCTACACTGCAAAGACAGACAACGGGATTGTTTGGTACACTTGGCATGGGTGGTGGTATTCTCTGAAATCCGTTGTCATGAAGGTCAGACCAGCAGACTTTGAACCTAATatcatttaa